A DNA window from Stenotrophomonas sp. 57 contains the following coding sequences:
- a CDS encoding site-specific integrase: MSSALTKRIVLRAEPRDRPYELRDAQVRGLILRVQPSGHKAWIVTWAHGKRRTLGSVEHLSLDQARDQARQAVAEYVQSGLPALAKSKPTSCTLETLLNDHFEPWAIAELKGGRQYPDRIRSVFPWLLRRQIIEIDVPTMERWWRGRVTGPDAVTKATAARDFACLRSALSRAVEWKLIETNPLMGMRQRSAASRKVVRFLSPDEEAMLRAALAARDLAGVEGRANANAARRKYRQVVLPDLPMDGYVDHLTPVVLTAINTGMRRGELLSMTWADINWEAKMLTIQAENAKSGRQRHIPLNVEAMEVLQRWARQAGERRAGKVFDVTDIKKGWGKLIADARIEEFRFHDLRHHFASRLVRAGVDVNTVRELLGHADITMTLRYAHLAPDTLAAAVAKLAA; the protein is encoded by the coding sequence ATGTCATCCGCCCTCACCAAACGCATCGTTCTCAGGGCTGAACCCCGGGATCGCCCCTATGAGCTCAGGGACGCTCAGGTTCGCGGCCTGATCCTGCGTGTGCAGCCTTCAGGGCATAAGGCTTGGATCGTGACCTGGGCGCACGGTAAACGTCGTACCTTAGGTTCGGTCGAACATCTGTCACTTGATCAGGCCCGGGACCAAGCTCGGCAAGCGGTTGCTGAATACGTTCAGTCCGGATTGCCGGCGCTCGCAAAGTCCAAGCCCACTAGCTGCACGCTCGAAACATTGCTCAACGATCACTTCGAACCTTGGGCGATAGCTGAGCTCAAGGGCGGTCGTCAGTACCCAGACCGCATTCGATCAGTGTTCCCGTGGCTGTTACGCCGTCAGATCATCGAAATCGACGTGCCCACGATGGAGCGATGGTGGCGCGGGCGTGTCACTGGCCCCGATGCAGTCACCAAGGCTACCGCAGCGCGCGACTTTGCTTGCCTGCGGTCTGCCTTGTCCCGGGCTGTTGAGTGGAAGCTGATCGAAACCAATCCTTTGATGGGCATGCGTCAGCGATCAGCAGCTAGCCGCAAGGTGGTTCGGTTCCTGTCTCCGGACGAAGAAGCGATGCTCCGGGCCGCGCTCGCAGCGCGCGATCTAGCGGGGGTTGAGGGGAGGGCTAACGCGAATGCGGCCCGGCGTAAGTACCGGCAAGTGGTTCTGCCTGATCTGCCGATGGACGGCTATGTCGATCACCTGACACCGGTGGTCCTTACAGCCATCAATACCGGCATGCGGCGGGGTGAACTGTTGTCGATGACATGGGCGGACATCAACTGGGAAGCCAAGATGCTGACCATTCAGGCCGAGAACGCCAAGTCCGGTAGGCAACGTCACATCCCGCTGAATGTCGAAGCTATGGAAGTCCTGCAGCGTTGGGCTAGACAAGCGGGCGAACGCCGTGCGGGCAAGGTCTTCGACGTGACCGACATCAAGAAGGGGTGGGGAAAACTCATAGCCGATGCCCGCATTGAAGAGTTCCGCTTCCATGATCTGCGCCATCATTTCGCTTCACGCTTGGTGCGGGCAGGCGTGGACGTGAACACCGTGCGAGAGCTCTTGGGTCATGCTGACATCACCATGACTCTTCGTTACGCCCACTTGGCCCCGGACACACTGGCGGCGGCTGTCGCCAAGCTGGCGGCGTGA
- a CDS encoding helix-turn-helix transcriptional regulator, translating into MPSPTVITATFSKRLSEARALRGLSQRALGALVDKDQDKNRGAVLINRYERERNQADMTKAAELAKALDVPVAYLFAEDDDLAAAILAFAKLPSAERQRMREELERLAGTQRG; encoded by the coding sequence GTGCCCTCGCCCACTGTCATTACTGCAACGTTTTCCAAGCGGCTTTCCGAAGCTCGAGCACTGCGCGGGCTGTCCCAGCGCGCGCTGGGAGCGCTGGTGGATAAGGACCAGGACAAGAACCGGGGTGCCGTGCTGATCAACAGGTACGAGCGCGAACGAAACCAAGCCGACATGACCAAGGCTGCAGAGTTGGCCAAGGCATTGGATGTACCGGTCGCCTACCTGTTCGCCGAGGACGATGACCTAGCTGCGGCGATCTTGGCTTTCGCCAAGCTTCCCTCTGCGGAGCGTCAAAGGATGCGGGAAGAGCTCGAGCGTTTGGCTGGAACGCAGAGGGGCTAG
- a CDS encoding RHS repeat-associated core domain-containing protein yields the protein MKRIENTTSIASCDVRDASRRGSRAVIKRYDYEPYGAVVGGQVTDGPGYTGHVSDSATGLSYMQQRYMDPQLGVFLSVDPVTAYEQPVGQFNRYRYANGNPYKFTDPDGRAVTCNENRCSGEVNTIADALALPAILTIAYGGRLVSNAIDSTQRSEGTDPADSTEGGGGSSRPIA from the coding sequence ATGAAGCGTATCGAAAACACTACGTCCATCGCTTCTTGCGACGTAAGGGACGCGAGCCGCAGGGGTTCCCGAGCCGTGATCAAGCGCTATGACTACGAGCCTTACGGTGCTGTGGTCGGTGGTCAGGTCACGGATGGCCCGGGGTATACCGGGCATGTGAGCGACTCGGCCACGGGACTGAGCTACATGCAGCAGCGGTACATGGATCCGCAGTTGGGTGTGTTCCTGTCGGTGGATCCGGTGACGGCGTATGAGCAGCCGGTTGGGCAGTTCAATCGGTATCGGTATGCGAACGGCAATCCGTACAAGTTCACTGATCCTGATGGACGTGCAGTCACTTGTAACGAGAATCGATGTTCTGGTGAGGTGAACACCATCGCTGATGCTCTGGCGCTTCCTGCAATTCTGACGATAGCGTACGGGGGAAGATTAGTCTCAAATGCAATTGATTCCACCCAGCGGAGTGAAGGGACTGATCCGGCCGACTCCACGGAGGGGGGAGGGGGAAGCAGTCGCCCGATAGCGTAG
- a CDS encoding IS3 family transposase (programmed frameshift) codes for MPIKDLCRQHGFSEASYYLWRSKFGGMSVPDAKRLKDLEAENTRLKKLLAEQVFENDVIKDALRKKLVTASARRLLVRSMVEKGLIERRALVVARMSASALRYEPRPDHNVELREQIAALAHRHRRYGVGMIHLKLRQKGHVVNYKRVERLYQQAGLQVRRRKRKKVPVGERQPLLRPSAANQVWSMDFVFDRTAEGRVIKCLTIVDDATHKAVAIEVERAISGQGVARVLDRLAVQRGLPQVIRTDNGKEFCGKAMVAWAHEKRIALRLIEPGKPNQNAYVESFNGRLRDECLNEHWFPTLLHARTSIESWRRDYNEERPKRALGGLTPAQYAAQLAGKRDKISTGL; via the exons ATGCCGATCAAGGACCTATGCCGCCAGCATGGCTTCAGTGAGGCCTCGTACTACCTGTGGCGCAGCAAGTTCGGTGGGATGAGCGTGCCCGACGCCAAGCGGCTCAAGGACCTGGAAGCGGAGAACACACGCCTGAAGAAGCTGCTGGCCGAGCAGGTGTTCGAGAACGACGTCATCAAGGATGCGTTGCGAAAAAAGT TGGTGACCGCATCGGCACGCAGGTTGCTGGTGCGGAGCATGGTCGAGAAAGGGCTGATCGAGCGGCGCGCGTTGGTGGTTGCACGCATGAGCGCCAGCGCGCTGCGTTACGAGCCCAGGCCGGACCACAACGTTGAACTGCGCGAGCAGATCGCTGCACTGGCACACAGGCATCGACGTTACGGCGTGGGCATGATCCATCTGAAATTGCGACAGAAGGGGCATGTCGTGAATTACAAGCGCGTGGAGCGCCTTTATCAGCAAGCAGGTCTGCAGGTGCGTCGCAGGAAGCGCAAGAAGGTACCTGTCGGTGAGCGTCAGCCTTTGCTGCGCCCGTCCGCCGCCAATCAGGTGTGGTCGATGGATTTCGTGTTCGACCGCACCGCGGAAGGCCGAGTAATCAAGTGCCTGACCATCGTGGACGACGCCACCCACAAGGCCGTGGCCATCGAGGTGGAACGGGCTATTTCCGGGCAGGGCGTTGCCAGGGTGCTGGACAGATTGGCCGTTCAACGCGGTCTGCCGCAGGTGATCAGGACAGACAACGGCAAGGAGTTCTGTGGAAAAGCGATGGTGGCGTGGGCTCACGAGAAGAGAATTGCCCTGCGCCTGATCGAGCCGGGCAAGCCGAACCAAAACGCTTACGTTGAGTCCTTCAACGGGCGGCTACGCGATGAATGTCTGAACGAGCACTGGTTCCCGACGTTGCTCCATGCCAGAACCAGTATCGAAAGCTGGCGGCGCGACTACAACGAGGAAAGGCCTAAACGAGCACTTGGCGGACTGACGCCCGCCCAATACGCCGCGCAGTTGGCTGGCAAGAGGGATAAGATCAGCACCGGACTCTAA
- a CDS encoding RHS repeat-associated core domain-containing protein: MSTRFRGVEDQIHKLGALGAWLCCVLMIGLGVSPAAVAQTTVTYIHTDALGSVVAESDANGNVIKRYDYEPYGAVVGGQVTDGPGYTGHVSDSATGLSYMQQRYMDPELGMFLSVDPVTAHDAPVDQFNRYRYANGNPYKFKDPDGQIVETVWDVANIAMGASSAYSNFSQGNIGAGVVDSVGVAIDTVAAAVPFVPGGAGASIKAVRIADKAMDSARRGEQGASAAADGRKVWTATNDGVILPPGKDMDLVPTSAPNPRNPGWVQVHGSHPHAGDPRAHAHGPDPSSGKRIDTPLAESMRKGDAGLKDGSLRHRENRQDRGGP; the protein is encoded by the coding sequence GTGTCGACCCGCTTCAGGGGAGTTGAAGATCAAATTCACAAGCTGGGTGCCTTAGGCGCTTGGCTGTGCTGCGTGCTGATGATCGGCCTTGGCGTGTCGCCAGCCGCAGTCGCCCAGACGACGGTTACATACATCCATACGGACGCCTTGGGCTCGGTTGTCGCCGAGAGCGATGCCAACGGCAACGTGATCAAGCGCTATGACTACGAGCCTTACGGGGCCGTGGTGGGTGGTCAGGTCACGGATGGGCCGGGGTATACCGGGCATGTGAGTGACTCGGCGACCGGACTGAGTTACATGCAGCAGCGGTACATGGATCCTGAGCTTGGTATGTTCTTGTCCGTGGATCCTGTAACTGCGCATGACGCTCCCGTTGACCAGTTCAACCGCTATCGATACGCCAACGGAAATCCCTATAAGTTCAAAGACCCGGACGGTCAAATTGTCGAGACGGTTTGGGATGTGGCAAACATCGCCATGGGCGCGTCGAGTGCGTACTCGAACTTCAGTCAAGGGAATATTGGCGCTGGGGTAGTCGACTCCGTTGGTGTCGCGATTGACACTGTCGCGGCCGCAGTTCCTTTTGTGCCTGGTGGCGCGGGAGCTAGTATCAAAGCGGTCAGGATTGCAGACAAAGCAATGGATTCCGCACGCCGTGGCGAACAGGGGGCCAGTGCTGCGGCAGACGGAAGGAAGGTCTGGACTGCCACAAATGACGGAGTGATTCTCCCGCCGGGTAAAGATATGGATCTGGTTCCAACGTCGGCGCCAAATCCTCGAAACCCGGGGTGGGTGCAAGTCCACGGTTCACACCCTCACGCGGGCGATCCGCGCGCACATGCACATGGTCCCGACCCCAGTAGTGGAAAACGAATCGATACACCTCTCGCGGAATCGATGAGGAAGGGCGATGCCGGATTGAAAGATGGCTCGCTGAGACATAGAGAAAATCGACAGGATCGAGGTGGTCCATGA
- a CDS encoding RHS repeat-associated core domain-containing protein gives MSTRFRGFEDRIRKLGAFGTWLCCVLLIGLGVSPAAMAQTAITYIHTDALGSVVAESDANGNVIKRHDYEPYGAIVGGQVTDGPGYTGHVSDSSTGLSYMQQRYMDPQLGVFLSVDPVTA, from the coding sequence GTGTCGACCCGCTTCAGGGGATTTGAGGATCGAATTCGCAAGTTGGGGGCATTTGGCACCTGGCTTTGCTGCGTGCTGCTCATTGGCCTTGGCGTGTCGCCAGCCGCAATGGCGCAGACGGCGATCACGTACATCCATACGGACGCCTTGGGCTCGGTTGTCGCCGAGAGCGATGCCAACGGCAATGTGATCAAGCGCCACGACTACGAGCCCTACGGAGCCATAGTCGGTGGTCAGGTCACGGACGGACCAGGATACACGGGGCATGTGAGCGATTCGTCGACCGGACTGAGCTACATGCAGCAGCGTTACATGGACCCGCAGCTTGGGGTGTTCCTGTCGGTGGATCCGGTGACGGCGTAA
- a CDS encoding RHS repeat protein, protein MNGFALKLPSRNSVNAAVMVLLSITSVCYAQERKVWEEYGSRVGSASEPTVVGSNSFGEEVDTYMGGISFKATDVDMPGNNELPVRFERRFNVRNNPIPGVFYRSFAMADWEIQLPSLSADFAPDWTVSATGEPNRRCSVASIYDARPIPIQVGTEYIRPDEYWDGVTLQLPEGGGELLHIEGNVPVPGDGETYHWTAGDNIRISCLPALANGAGEGFQAVTPNGNRYRFDWMAQDAEPALVSQTAQVVSNVAKTIERRVSRKKNHIYPTRVEDRYGNWVSYTYSNAWNQTVRLTRIDSSDGRSIAVQYDSEGNVSQVAANGRVWTYSYTNDGGRRTLTGVRQPDQTQWSIDFSGLGRASIQYVIGEPGDQNSRNCARQGEPYGPLSFSGSMVHPSGLSAQFTVGIVLHGRSNVPLYCKNVTRPFNDRTDDIAWIPPAHYGLSLVSKTLSGVGIEPMQWTYAYSTGSSYKYLAADPKFPVCPPEVLDCTAPLCTSDDCAGSKSTAITAPDGSSVRYKYGNSYRYNEGKLLDTEVRSSSGELLRKERLTYDLSLADSNYPARWGVSPRYRQAGFPSELHRPLLSKTVTQDGVNFGWTVQQFDTLARPVAVSKQSSVAGAPARIEGTQFHDNLAKWVMGQTKSLSVNGALAYETIYNAEAAPATIKEFGRVAQSIEYHADGTVSAIRDGNGNMTSFSAWKRGVPQAITFPDGASISASVEDNGWIAQSTDEGGYTTSYQYDPMGRLVRTDFAAGDSVAWNPVTAALERVNVGEYGLPPGHWRYTVETGTGRKIRYLDAMWRTLLLRELDTANAPGTERFTGYEYDHEGRNVFSSYPSASSTPDKGVWTQYDAIGRVVRRSQDSELGLLTTSTAYGSDGQGSYTLSTRPDGRSEQTWFQAFDQPSYELPREIRQPEGVITRVTRDVFNRPLSITRGAADGMGTITRSYTYDAQGRVCRQLEPETGVTLTGYDGAGNLTWSAAGLDASMGCHPTGLIAGAVESRVSRTYDSRNRLKTLLFPDGNGDQTWRYAANGKPDQIITKAKAAPDVVNAYTYTRRGLLAGETGGELEGHNWSIGYAYNANGVLSGIRYPSGMFIDYAPNGLAQPTRAGSYAVALGYHPNGGMRNFTYGNGIQHVMQQNARQLPARVQEGGALDNAYTYDGMGNVSGIQDILESRRTKTMAYDGLDRLVRAQSAGFGGDGIAMYSYDAVDNLRTAHLGGIRQFNYWYDANNRITNVRADDGATTIGLAYDSKGNLSARNGIQYRFDHGNRLREVMGVEAYRYDGHGRRVANLRPDGTGRLSLYGMDGVLRRQEDTTGRGMEYVYLNGSLIAQIVGDVVLSTPVLSLAGFSSRGDYAVGWSGSSAATSYELEERVQGGVWHGAYTGAGKSWIAPGNGSGTYDYRVRACRAGSCSTWSSQATIRVQLPPSGTSIVSAPTISSDGTYSVSWTRVTGAAHYRLEESVGGGGWSVVLQEDVASRNFTGRSAGNYGYRVFACNAGGCGAPSASVNVGVVFPPAGVATINLAGRSVDGSYTVSWSAIQGADRYTLEESANGAGWQQTYSGAAALRAFVGKMAGTYAYRVMACNAGGCGGSSSAANILVQYPPSAAPQISVPTLSINGSYTVTWTGVAAAERYLLEESANGGSWVQVQDSNIGARSFSGRPVGSYGYRVRAINGSGAGPYSASGSINVIARPSPPLLSGPAYNDANGYTFSWGPGTGGGSHDFDLEKSMNGGAWDLVSRTGSLSATAQRLESGSYAFRVKDCNAAGCSDYSNVVQLYIAPAPIPPTPAIMYSAKTERYVGTTLKVSCSVRWTVSAGATTYNLKAAPTGQVQYSGPEHDLTRAGAYYCAASHVVQACNASGCSQYSSPPFLQQSIKNPL, encoded by the coding sequence TTGAACGGATTCGCCTTGAAGTTGCCTTCGCGCAACTCCGTGAACGCTGCAGTGATGGTTTTACTCTCGATCACCAGTGTTTGTTATGCCCAAGAACGCAAGGTTTGGGAGGAATACGGAAGCCGTGTGGGTAGTGCTTCCGAGCCTACTGTGGTAGGCAGCAATTCCTTCGGGGAGGAAGTCGATACGTACATGGGAGGGATTTCCTTCAAGGCGACTGACGTCGATATGCCGGGCAACAATGAGTTGCCAGTACGATTCGAGCGCCGCTTCAACGTGAGGAACAACCCGATTCCTGGCGTTTTCTACCGGTCGTTCGCGATGGCAGATTGGGAAATCCAGCTGCCTTCTCTGTCAGCTGACTTCGCTCCGGACTGGACTGTCTCCGCTACGGGCGAGCCTAACCGCCGTTGCTCCGTGGCCAGCATCTATGATGCGCGTCCCATTCCGATTCAGGTGGGTACCGAGTACATAAGACCGGACGAGTATTGGGATGGCGTCACCTTGCAGTTGCCTGAAGGTGGTGGTGAGCTGCTGCACATCGAAGGTAACGTGCCTGTTCCGGGTGATGGTGAGACCTACCACTGGACTGCGGGTGACAACATCCGTATCTCCTGTCTTCCTGCATTGGCCAATGGGGCGGGGGAGGGCTTCCAGGCCGTGACGCCGAACGGGAATCGCTATCGATTCGATTGGATGGCACAGGACGCTGAGCCGGCGCTTGTTTCGCAGACTGCCCAGGTTGTCTCCAATGTTGCTAAGACCATTGAGCGCCGGGTCTCAAGAAAGAAAAACCACATTTACCCAACGCGGGTCGAGGATCGGTATGGAAACTGGGTCTCATACACGTACTCGAATGCCTGGAATCAGACAGTAAGGCTGACGCGCATTGACAGCAGCGATGGGCGCTCGATTGCGGTTCAGTACGATAGCGAAGGAAACGTAAGTCAGGTTGCAGCCAACGGTCGTGTGTGGACCTACAGTTATACAAACGATGGTGGTAGACGCACACTGACCGGTGTCCGCCAGCCTGATCAAACGCAGTGGTCCATTGATTTCAGCGGCTTGGGTCGGGCCAGCATCCAGTACGTGATCGGGGAGCCCGGAGATCAGAATTCACGCAATTGTGCTCGACAGGGCGAGCCCTATGGCCCGTTGAGTTTCTCAGGGAGCATGGTGCATCCTTCGGGCCTGTCCGCACAGTTCACGGTAGGCATCGTTCTCCACGGGCGCAGCAATGTTCCTTTGTACTGCAAGAACGTTACTCGTCCATTCAATGATCGAACCGACGACATCGCTTGGATACCACCCGCGCACTACGGCTTGTCCCTTGTCAGCAAAACGCTGTCAGGTGTCGGAATTGAGCCGATGCAATGGACCTATGCGTACAGCACGGGCAGCAGCTACAAGTATCTTGCTGCAGATCCCAAGTTTCCGGTATGTCCGCCTGAAGTGCTCGACTGTACGGCGCCTCTGTGTACGTCAGATGACTGTGCAGGCTCGAAATCAACTGCGATCACGGCTCCGGACGGAAGTTCCGTCAGATATAAGTATGGTAATTCCTATCGATACAACGAAGGTAAGCTGCTTGATACCGAAGTTCGAAGCAGTAGTGGCGAATTACTGCGTAAAGAGCGCCTCACCTATGACTTGAGCTTGGCAGATAGCAACTATCCAGCGCGTTGGGGAGTTAGTCCACGTTACCGTCAGGCAGGCTTCCCGTCGGAGCTCCATCGCCCCTTGCTGTCGAAGACGGTCACCCAGGACGGAGTCAACTTTGGCTGGACAGTGCAGCAGTTCGACACGCTGGCGCGCCCGGTTGCCGTCAGCAAACAGAGCAGCGTAGCCGGGGCGCCCGCCCGGATTGAAGGTACTCAGTTCCACGACAACTTGGCCAAGTGGGTCATGGGGCAGACCAAGAGTCTCAGCGTGAATGGTGCGTTGGCATATGAGACCATCTATAACGCTGAAGCTGCGCCGGCCACAATCAAAGAGTTCGGGCGCGTTGCGCAGTCCATTGAGTACCACGCAGATGGCACTGTTTCTGCAATCCGCGACGGCAATGGAAACATGACGTCCTTCAGTGCATGGAAGCGTGGCGTTCCCCAGGCAATAACCTTCCCGGATGGCGCCTCGATATCTGCAAGCGTGGAGGATAACGGCTGGATAGCGCAGTCCACTGACGAGGGCGGCTACACGACCAGCTACCAGTATGACCCTATGGGCCGGCTGGTCCGTACTGATTTCGCTGCAGGTGATTCCGTTGCCTGGAATCCTGTCACGGCGGCTTTGGAGCGGGTTAACGTTGGCGAATATGGATTGCCTCCGGGCCATTGGCGTTACACGGTCGAAACCGGCACGGGGCGCAAGATCCGCTATCTGGATGCAATGTGGCGAACGTTGCTGTTGCGCGAGCTCGATACCGCAAATGCCCCCGGCACCGAGCGTTTCACTGGGTACGAATACGACCACGAGGGGCGCAACGTATTTTCATCGTATCCTTCGGCCTCAAGTACTCCGGATAAAGGAGTCTGGACGCAGTACGACGCTATCGGGCGCGTCGTGCGCCGTTCGCAGGACAGCGAGCTGGGCTTGCTGACTACGTCAACAGCCTATGGCTCGGATGGTCAGGGAAGCTATACGCTGTCGACGCGTCCAGATGGACGATCAGAGCAGACCTGGTTCCAGGCATTTGATCAGCCCTCCTATGAGTTACCCCGGGAGATACGGCAGCCGGAGGGGGTGATCACGCGGGTGACTCGGGACGTATTCAATAGGCCGCTTTCGATTACCAGGGGCGCGGCGGATGGAATGGGAACGATTACTCGAAGCTATACCTATGATGCTCAGGGACGCGTCTGCCGTCAGTTGGAGCCAGAAACCGGGGTGACGCTGACGGGCTACGACGGTGCTGGAAACCTGACGTGGTCGGCCGCAGGACTTGACGCATCCATGGGGTGTCATCCTACGGGTTTGATTGCCGGGGCCGTAGAAAGCAGGGTATCCCGGACCTATGACTCACGGAACAGGCTGAAAACACTGTTGTTCCCTGATGGAAATGGCGACCAGACCTGGCGATATGCTGCCAATGGAAAGCCCGATCAGATCATCACCAAGGCAAAGGCCGCTCCCGACGTAGTCAACGCATACACCTACACCCGCCGCGGATTGCTTGCCGGTGAAACCGGTGGTGAGCTGGAAGGGCATAACTGGTCCATCGGGTACGCCTACAATGCGAACGGCGTGCTGTCGGGCATCCGGTACCCCAGTGGCATGTTCATTGACTACGCGCCCAATGGGTTGGCGCAACCGACCCGCGCCGGCTCTTATGCAGTCGCTCTCGGCTATCACCCCAACGGAGGCATGCGGAATTTCACCTACGGCAATGGTATTCAGCATGTCATGCAGCAGAACGCTCGGCAGCTCCCAGCGCGGGTCCAGGAGGGCGGGGCCCTTGATAACGCCTACACGTACGACGGAATGGGCAATGTCAGCGGCATCCAGGATATTCTTGAAAGCAGGCGCACGAAGACCATGGCCTATGACGGTCTTGACCGGCTGGTTCGGGCCCAATCAGCGGGTTTTGGCGGAGACGGCATAGCGATGTATTCATATGACGCCGTCGACAACCTGCGTACCGCGCATCTTGGTGGTATCCGCCAGTTCAACTACTGGTACGACGCCAACAACCGGATTACCAATGTCCGCGCTGACGATGGTGCGACGACGATCGGCTTGGCTTATGACAGCAAAGGCAACCTTAGCGCCCGCAATGGCATCCAGTACCGTTTTGATCACGGCAATAGACTGCGCGAAGTGATGGGGGTGGAGGCCTACCGCTACGACGGGCATGGGCGTCGCGTTGCCAACCTTCGTCCCGATGGCACTGGCCGCTTGTCGCTCTATGGAATGGATGGGGTATTGCGGAGACAGGAGGACACCACGGGACGAGGCATGGAGTATGTCTATTTGAATGGAAGCCTGATCGCCCAGATTGTTGGCGACGTTGTGTTGTCGACGCCGGTGCTGAGCCTGGCAGGGTTCAGTTCCCGCGGTGATTATGCCGTTGGCTGGAGTGGCAGCAGCGCAGCGACTTCCTATGAGTTGGAAGAACGCGTGCAAGGGGGAGTGTGGCATGGGGCTTACACAGGGGCGGGCAAATCCTGGATTGCACCTGGTAACGGCTCCGGCACCTACGACTACAGGGTCCGGGCATGCCGTGCTGGCAGCTGTAGCACTTGGAGCTCCCAAGCCACCATTCGCGTCCAGTTGCCTCCCTCCGGTACTTCCATTGTCAGCGCCCCGACGATCTCCTCCGATGGCACCTACAGTGTGAGTTGGACCCGCGTCACTGGCGCCGCCCACTACCGCTTGGAGGAGAGCGTTGGCGGGGGAGGGTGGTCAGTGGTGCTGCAGGAAGATGTTGCCTCGCGCAATTTCACCGGAAGGTCTGCGGGAAACTACGGCTATCGCGTCTTTGCGTGCAATGCCGGTGGCTGCGGTGCACCAAGCGCCAGTGTCAATGTAGGGGTAGTGTTCCCTCCTGCGGGCGTCGCAACCATCAACCTCGCCGGTCGCAGTGTCGATGGCTCCTATACTGTTTCCTGGTCGGCGATACAGGGAGCTGATCGATACACGCTTGAGGAAAGCGCAAATGGTGCAGGTTGGCAACAGACCTACTCTGGGGCTGCTGCGCTCCGTGCCTTTGTTGGAAAGATGGCCGGCACCTACGCATACCGGGTCATGGCCTGCAACGCGGGAGGGTGTGGTGGTAGCAGCTCGGCGGCAAACATCCTCGTTCAGTATCCGCCTTCGGCAGCGCCACAGATCAGTGTGCCAACGCTGTCGATCAACGGAAGCTACACGGTCACCTGGACAGGCGTAGCTGCAGCGGAACGCTATCTCCTTGAGGAAAGCGCCAACGGAGGGAGTTGGGTCCAGGTGCAGGACAGCAACATTGGTGCCAGGTCATTCTCCGGAAGGCCAGTCGGCTCATATGGCTATCGAGTTCGTGCAATCAACGGGTCGGGTGCTGGGCCCTACTCGGCTTCGGGTTCGATCAATGTCATTGCGCGCCCTTCGCCTCCGCTGCTTTCTGGGCCGGCCTACAATGATGCAAACGGCTACACTTTCAGTTGGGGTCCTGGCACTGGCGGTGGTTCCCATGATTTCGATCTAGAGAAGTCGATGAATGGTGGGGCGTGGGACTTGGTCTCGCGTACTGGAAGTTTGTCGGCAACGGCGCAGCGCCTTGAATCTGGAAGCTACGCTTTCAGGGTGAAGGACTGCAATGCGGCAGGATGCAGTGACTACTCGAACGTAGTTCAGCTATACATTGCGCCGGCGCCCATTCCGCCAACGCCGGCGATCATGTATTCGGCAAAGACAGAGCGCTACGTTGGAACGACATTGAAGGTCAGTTGCTCCGTTCGCTGGACGGTGTCAGCGGGTGCAACGACCTACAATCTGAAAGCTGCTCCTACCGGGCAAGTTCAGTACTCAGGACCAGAGCATGACCTCACGCGAGCGGGCGCATACTACTGCGCAGCGTCTCATGTCGTACAAGCGTGCAACGCATCTGGCTGCTCGCAATACTCGTCTCCGCCGTTCTTGCAGCAGTCCATTAAGAATCCGCTTTGA